In Leptotrichia sp. oral taxon 215 str. W9775, the genomic window TTGAAGGAAAATTTAATGATAAAGATATTGTTTTTGTCCAATCAGGTATAGGAAAGGTAAATGCGGCAGTTACTGCTACACTTCTGATAGAAAAATATGATATTGATGAAGTAATATTTTCAGGAGTTGCAGGTGCACTTGATAAAGTAGTGGGAATAGGGGATATTGTAATAGCTGATGATGTAGTTCAGCATGATTTTGCTGTTGAAGCATTTGGTTATAGAAAAGGACAGATACCTCAAATGGAAGTATGGTCGTTTAAAGGGGATGAGGATTTAATAAAAAAAGTTAAGGAAGCATCAGATGATGAAATAAAATTACATTATGGAAGAATTCTTACCGGAGACCAGTTCATATATAAAAGAGAAGAAAAGCTGGATTTAGGTAAGGAATTTGAAGCGTTATGTGTAGACATGGAAAGTGGGGCAGTTGCTCAGGTATGTTATCTAATGAATGTAAAATTTCTCATTATAAGATCCATTTCTGATTCTGTTACGGATGAATCTTCAATGGAATATGACAAGTTTGCAGAACTTGCTGCAGAAAATTCAAAAAAGATATTGAAAAAGATAATAAATTAAAAATTTATAATTTACTAGATAGAAAAATTGTAGAAAGGAGAGAACCTGAAGAGGAAAATATGTATTAGTATATTTTCAATAAGGTTCAAGATGAGTATGAGTTTTCGTATAAATCCTTATAAAATAATAAGATTAGTGGGGCTAATAGTTGTACTTTCTTATGGTTTTGTTGAAATTTCTGAATTTAGAAAAAAGAAAACGCAGGAAACAGGAAAAGTTGAAAAAACCTTAAATATACGTAAAAAAGATTTTTATAATTCACCGGAGGAAAAAGAAAAAATATTAAATACTGGAAATGAAATAACAGTTATAACTAGTAGTAATAAAAAAACAGAAACAGATCAGTCAGGTGTAGCTGTAGAAATTTCAGAAGCAAATAAAGAACCTCAGAAAATAGATGAAACACAGCAGAAAGTAGAAAAGGAAAAGACAGAGACACTGAAAAAAGTAAAGGAACAGAAAAAAGCAGAAGAAGAAGCTCAAAGAAAAATAGTTGATCAGATAGCCCAGCAGAAAAAGGCTGCGGCAGAAAAGAAAGCAAGAGAAGCTGAAGCAATAGCTGCCGCTAAAAAAGCAAAGGAACAGAAGGAAGCGGCTGCAAGGGAAGCTGAGAAAAAAGCTAAAGAAAAAGCTTTGGCTCAGCAGGCACAGAAAAAAAATAATGAAGTGAAGAAAATTCCAAGAAAATATATTCAGGTTGCAACCCTCAGCTCAGAAGCTGCTGCAAGAAGTGCAGTAAGTAAATTGGGTGGAAGTTTCAGTTACCAGAAAATTGCAGGAAAAGGAAAAACATTATATGTAATAGTTTCAGTAAGTACTGATAACCAGGCAACGTTAAGTTCTTTAGAAAATCAGGTGAAAAGTAAATTACCTTCATCGAAATATATAGTTAGAACGGCAGGAAAATAATATGACTGAAAGAGTAGAGAAGTATAGAGGAAATATAACTCCTGAAGAAATAGTAGAAAAAATTGTAAATTCAAAAAGCATAATATTAACAGTGCATACTTCTCCTGATGGAGATGCACTTGGTTCAGTTTTAGCTTTTTTTCTGATGATTGATGAGTATAACAGAAAATATATAAAAAATGTCTCAGACTTTATTAAAGTTAAAATTGTAATAGATGACAAGCTTCCTAAGTATATTGGGAAATTTCAGGAAAATATTTTTCTTGAAACATATGAAAGATTTTCTTCCGATTCAGAGTATGACCTTTTCATAAGTCTGGATTGTGCAAATGAAGAAAGATATGGAAGAACGGTTGAACTTAAGAAAATATCCAAAACTTCAATAAATATAGATCATCATGTAAGTAATACAGAACATGCTGATTATAATTATGTGGAAGATGTATGCTCAACAGCAGAACTGATATATAAATTTTTAGAAATATTCAAAATAGAACTTAATAAGAAAATAGCTGAGTACATTTATTTGGGAATAATAAATGATACAGGAAATTTTAGACATGATAATGTAACTGAAAAAACATTCGAAATTTGCAGTAAATTAATAAAAGCAGGAGTAAATAACCATAAAATTGCAAATATTCTCTTTTCAATGAGTAAAGAGAAATCGGACTTGTTTGGAGATGTATACGAAAATAAAGTCATAGATGATAAATATGGATTTATTTATTATTACTTATCAGAAGAAAAAATAAAAAAATTGAATGTAACAAAAGATGATACAGATGGAATAGCGGAATTTCTATTAAAAATAGAAGGTATGGAGTTATCACTATTTTTAAGGGAAGAGGAAGGTAAAAGAAAAGGTAGCCTAAGATGTAACGATAAATATAATGTCAATGAAATAGCTTCTATTTTTAACGGCGGAGGACATATTAAGGCTGCAGGATTTAAAACAGAACTGTCTGTTGAGGAAATAATTAGTAAAATATACAAAAAACTTTAAATTAATATACGGGAGGGAAAATGGAATTTAATATGTTTAATTATCTAAAATTAAAAGGACTTGATAATTCTGAACTGGCAAAGCATTTTGAAAAAATAGATGAAACAAATGAAAATATAAATTCTATACTTGAAAAAAATCCAGGAGCTATTTTAAAGGAAATTAAAGTCACTTATTTAGATAAAGAGAAAAAGAATATTCAGTTTGATATTAATATAGAGGTTGTGAATAGCTAATGAAAAGAAAATACTTACTATTTTTAATGATGATACTTTTATTCAGCTGTTCTTCTCTTGGGAAAAGAACGGTTGCAGAGTCTGAAGTAGTATCAAAAAATACTGTAGTTGAAAAAGGAGTTGAAGAAGTATCTGAAAAGTTTGGAGAAGAAGTCAGCAGAAAAAATATAGGAGTATATAAAAGAGGTTATAGAAATTGGAAATTAGTCATGTATGGAAAAGATAACTATTATATTGTCAATGTAACAGAAGACGGAAAGGTAGTTTCAAGCTCAAAAGAAGATTACAAATAACAATAAAAAGAGACTGACTTGGATGAATTCCAAAGGAAAGTCCCTTTTTAGTATATTAGAAATAATAATTATATAAATCACGACAGCTTAAAAATTTTATCGAAAAAATTAAGAAAGTCGTTTATGGAACTGTTGTTTCTTTCAGTTTTTATTTTAAGCATAGTTCCTTCCAGAAGGGAAACAAGAATTCTTGCATACAGTTCAGGCTCTACTTCAGAATATTCTTCCGGGTTAAAATGCTTTAATGCACCAAGGAAAAACGAGATTCTCTGTTCGATTTTTTTATAGGATTCCAGCAGTTTATCCCTTGCTTCATCATTAATATCTGAAAGTTCAATGGCAAGGTTTCCCAAAGGACTTCCACCATGAAATTTGTTAAGTTCAATATTATTAAAAAAATTTTTAAAAAAGATTTTTAATTTGAGTATTGATAAATCATCAACTGTTATATTAAAAAAACGTATCAGATTGTCTGTATGATGATCGATTACTGTCATAAGTAAATCGTTTTTTGATTTAAAATAATAGTAAAATGATCCTTTTGGGATTTTACATTCATTTAGAATATCGGCTACAGAAGTATTTTTGTAACCTTTGTAATAAAAAAGCTTTGCGCTTTGATGAATAACATTGTTCTTTTTTAGATATGTTTTATTCATTTTTTACCTCATTAAAAAATTATATTATAACTAATTTTATAATTTAAAAACAATATTGTCAATATGTTAATGAAAATAAAAAAACAAATAGATAAAAACAATTATTATCAGGAAGGAAATCATTATGTCAAAAAATAAAAGAGTAGTTTTAGGAATGTCTGGAGGTGTAGATTCTTCAGTTGCGGCAATATTATTAAAAGAACAGGGCTATGAAGTAATAGGAGTTTTCATGAAAAACTGGGAAGAAAAGGATGACAATGGAAACTGCATGGCTGAAGAAGACTATAAAGATGTAATTGCTGTGGCGGAACAGCTTGATATTCCCTATTATTCGGTAAATTTTGTGAAAGAATACTGGGATAAGGTGTTTACATATTTTTTAGATGAATATAAAAAAGGAAGGACACCAAATCCTGATGTTATGTGTAACAAGGAAATAAAATTTAAGGCATTTCTTGATTATGCAATAAAACTGGGGGCAGATTATGTGGCAACAGGGCATTATGCGAGAATAGTTCATGAAGAAAAAGATGGAGAAATAAAATCAGTAATGTTGAGAGGAATAGACGACAATAAAGACCAGACCTACTTTTTATGCCAGTTAAGCCAGAAACAGCTGGAAAAAGTGTTATTTCCAATAGGGGAATACACAAAGCCTCAAATTAGGGAAATTGCAGAAAAGTATAACCTTGCAACAGCAAAAAAGAAAGACAGTACAGGGATATGCTTTATTGGAGAAAGGGATTTTAATGAGTTTCTTTCAAAATATTTACCTGCAAAGGGTGGAAACATTGTAAATACAGAAGGAAAAATACTCGGTAAACACAACGGGCTTATGTATTACACAATTGGACAGAGAAAAGGAATAGGTATTGGAAATAGTAAAGAAGGTACAGGGGAACCGTGGTTTGTAGTAGATAAAAATCTTGAAACGAATGAACTTATAGTAACTCAGGGAGATAGGTCAGTACTTTATTCGAAGGGACTTATTGCAAC contains:
- a CDS encoding 5'-methylthioadenosine/adenosylhomocysteine nucleosidase, which gives rise to MTGIICATETEMKAIINEIEDIKENKIGRITFFEGKFNDKDIVFVQSGIGKVNAAVTATLLIEKYDIDEVIFSGVAGALDKVVGIGDIVIADDVVQHDFAVEAFGYRKGQIPQMEVWSFKGDEDLIKKVKEASDDEIKLHYGRILTGDQFIYKREEKLDLGKEFEALCVDMESGAVAQVCYLMNVKFLIIRSISDSVTDESSMEYDKFAELAAENSKKILKKIIN
- a CDS encoding bifunctional oligoribonuclease/PAP phosphatase NrnA, which gives rise to MTERVEKYRGNITPEEIVEKIVNSKSIILTVHTSPDGDALGSVLAFFLMIDEYNRKYIKNVSDFIKVKIVIDDKLPKYIGKFQENIFLETYERFSSDSEYDLFISLDCANEERYGRTVELKKISKTSINIDHHVSNTEHADYNYVEDVCSTAELIYKFLEIFKIELNKKIAEYIYLGIINDTGNFRHDNVTEKTFEICSKLIKAGVNNHKIANILFSMSKEKSDLFGDVYENKVIDDKYGFIYYYLSEEKIKKLNVTKDDTDGIAEFLLKIEGMELSLFLREEEGKRKGSLRCNDKYNVNEIASIFNGGGHIKAAGFKTELSVEEIISKIYKKL
- a CDS encoding TetR/AcrR family transcriptional regulator, with translation MNKTYLKKNNVIHQSAKLFYYKGYKNTSVADILNECKIPKGSFYYYFKSKNDLLMTVIDHHTDNLIRFFNITVDDLSILKLKIFFKNFFNNIELNKFHGGSPLGNLAIELSDINDEARDKLLESYKKIEQRISFFLGALKHFNPEEYSEVEPELYARILVSLLEGTMLKIKTERNNSSINDFLNFFDKIFKLS
- the mnmA gene encoding tRNA 2-thiouridine(34) synthase MnmA is translated as MSKNKRVVLGMSGGVDSSVAAILLKEQGYEVIGVFMKNWEEKDDNGNCMAEEDYKDVIAVAEQLDIPYYSVNFVKEYWDKVFTYFLDEYKKGRTPNPDVMCNKEIKFKAFLDYAIKLGADYVATGHYARIVHEEKDGEIKSVMLRGIDDNKDQTYFLCQLSQKQLEKVLFPIGEYTKPQIREIAEKYNLATAKKKDSTGICFIGERDFNEFLSKYLPAKGGNIVNTEGKILGKHNGLMYYTIGQRKGIGIGNSKEGTGEPWFVVDKNLETNELIVTQGDRSVLYSKGLIATDFNFINMEDMEFPLECTVKFRYRQSDSKAVIKKLPDEKYEVLFDEPQKAVTPGQIVVAYKDEVCLGGGVIDEIIK